The genomic stretch ACGTCCACCTGATGATCGTCGAGCCCGAGCGCTACGTCCCCGAGTTCGTCGCCGCCGGCGCCGACCTCGTCACCGTCCACGCCGAGGCGTGCCCGCACCTCTCGCGCACGCTCGCCCAGATCCGCGAGCTCGGCGCCCGGGCGGGCGTCGCGCTCAACCCGGCGACACCGCCCGACGTGCTCCGCTACGTGCTGGACGACCTCGACCTGGTCCTCGTCATGTCGGTGAACCCCGGGTTCGGCGGCCAGGCGTTCATCCCGAGCGCGCACCGGAAGATCCGCGACGTGAAGGCGCTCGTCGGCGACCGGCCCGTGGAGGTCTCCGTTGACGGCGGCGTGAAGGCGGACCTCGCCAAGTCGCTCGTGGAGGACGGGGCGACGACGCTCGTCGCGGGCTCCGCCATTTTTGGCGCGGCAGATCCCGCGGCAGCGGTCAGGGCGCTGCGCGATGCCGCGCGCTAGCCGCGACGCCGCGACCGTCGTCGACGCCCTCGCCCACCGGGGAGAGTTCTTCCGCGTGCTGCAGCAGACCGAGCGGAGCCAGACCGCCGTGATGACGGTGGGGCCCGGCGCGGACGCCGGGCCGGCCGAGGTCCACGACGCCGATCAGATCGTCTACGTCGTCGAGGGCGAGGCGATCGTGAAGCTCGGCGACGACGAGCACAAGGCGGGGCCCGGAGCGCTCGTCATGATCCCGGCAGGAACGCGCCACCACGTCCGCAATCCCGGCGCGGCGCCGCTCTTCTTCGTCACGGTCTACGCGCCGCCCGAGTACTGAGCGGCCGGCGGCCTGCCCTGGCCTACTTCCGGCGGAACTCGGCCGGGAGCTTCACCCACTGGTAGACCCCGACGTTCATCTGCTGGAGCGTCCAGCGCTCGGGATAGTAGTAGCCCGTCGTGGTCTCGGCGACGTAGTAGCCGGGGATTTCGACGGTCTGCTGCTGGGTCTGAGGTGGTATCCCGTCGGGGACCGGCACATAGAGGGTGATCGACACTTGCTGCGGCGCCACCGGGATGTACTGGACCACATCGCCGTAGTTGGGCCGGCTCGACCCGAGCGGGTCCCAGGACTCAGCAGGGTGCGGATTGTTGAGCGGGTGGGGGACGTTTGGCGGCGGTTGCGTGATTGGTC from Candidatus Methylomirabilota bacterium encodes the following:
- a CDS encoding cupin domain-containing protein — protein: MPRASRDAATVVDALAHRGEFFRVLQQTERSQTAVMTVGPGADAGPAEVHDADQIVYVVEGEAIVKLGDDEHKAGPGALVMIPAGTRHHVRNPGAAPLFFVTVYAPPEY
- the rpe gene encoding ribulose-phosphate 3-epimerase, translated to MVKIAPSILSADFAALGDDIRRVEAGGADQLHVDVMDGRFVPNLTVGPVVVAAIRKRTRLPLDVHLMIVEPERYVPEFVAAGADLVTVHAEACPHLSRTLAQIRELGARAGVALNPATPPDVLRYVLDDLDLVLVMSVNPGFGGQAFIPSAHRKIRDVKALVGDRPVEVSVDGGVKADLAKSLVEDGATTLVAGSAIFGAADPAAAVRALRDAAR